The region GGTCGGGCCCTCGACGAGGCGGCGCGCATTCCCATGGCGACTCCCCAGGAGCGGCTGTACTGGCAGGCGCGGTTGGAAGGTCTGCGAGGCGCCGCGGCCGAGGTCGCCGACGACAAGGCGGCGAGCCTGGCGGCCCACCGCCGATCGGTGGAGGCCTGGGATCAATGGCTGCAGCTCGGTCTGCGTCCCGAGGCCCGCGCGGAGGCGCTCGTGGCGCGGGCGCGGAGCCTCATGGCGACGGGGCAGAGAGCCCTGGCGCTCGATAGTCTCGACGAGGCCGTGGACGCGGAGCCCAGCCGCAAGGAGACCTACGCGGACGTGGTCGCGATCCTCGCCACGCACGGTCACCTGCCGGAGGCGCTGGACGCGTACTATCGTGCCCTCGGACGAAAAGAGGTGACCGAGTACCTCAAGACCTACTGCACGTTCTGGGTGATCGGCCTCGCGCGCCGAGCGGGTCGCGAACCGGATCCGCTGGCGCTGCAATTCCTGCGGGGACTGCGCACGAAGGCCTGGTACGGGCGGCTGGCCAAGCTGGTCCTCGGCTCCGCACGCTTCGTAGACCTCGAGAAGCACGCCCGGACGGTCGGCGAGCGCGCCGAGCTCTACTTCTACCGTGCCGACCAGTTGCTCGGCGACGGGAAGCAGGCCGAGGCGGAGGCTCTGTGGCGCAAGGTGCTCGCCACGAGCATGATGGCCTTCTTCGAGTACGACATGGCGGCGCACAACCTGCGTCACGGCCCCACGAAGGTCAAAGTGCGGCCCCTCGACCGCCAGATGGCGCGCCGCCCGCCCGCCACCCCGCCGGCCGCGCCGGCCCCCGCCGACGAGGAACCGTGACGTCCTTCTTGCGGCCGTGGCCCACACGTACAGGCTTCATGCTGGCTCTCCTGGTCGCGACGCTCTGCCCGGCGCGGCCGTCGCGTGCCCACCCTCCGCAGGGGCTCAGCCCCCAACAGCTCGCCCAGCTCGCGCGCTGGGAGGTCCTCGCCTCCTCGGAGCAGGTGTCGGGTGCCGGGGTCATGCAGGGCAAGGCGCTAGGTCTCTTCCAGGAGGTACCGGAAGCGCTGGTCCACACCATCCTCGACATCGGGCGGTACAAGTTCTACCTGCCTCGCATGAAGAGCTCGCGCGTGGTGAAGGTGCAGGGCCCGCACACCTTCGCGGTGCTCGAAACCGATTTCCCCTGGCCCGTGCGCGACGCCTGGGTCTACATCAAGATGACGTACACTCGCACCGGCGCGAGGAGCTATCGGCTGCGCTGGTGGATGGAGAACGGGACGCTCAAGCAGTACACCGGAGAGGCGGAGATCGTTCCCTTCGATGCGCAGGCCACGCGAACGCTTCTGACCTACAAGCTGCTCGCGCAGCCGAAGACCGCGGCCCCGGACGGCGTCATCTCGAAAGGCGTGCGCAGGGTCGCCGAGGTGTTCGTGCAGCGCCTCCGTCTGCGCATCCAGGCCTTGCGGAAGTACAACAAGCTCCCCGCGGGCTTGCTCAGCCTCTACCGATGACCGGCGCATCGGTCGCTTCGCGGGGCCTCTTCGCGGGGCCGCTTTGCTTGACAGCCCACAGCCACGCCGCTAGATTACCGAAGTTTTTCGCGGCGGCATAGCCAAGTGGTAAGGCAGAGGTCTGCAAAACCTCCATTCACCAGTTCGAATCTGGTTGCCGCCTCTACCTCGTCCCCCCGCCTGAGCCGCACCGCACTCCTCCGTGGCCGGGCTGCACGATAACGCCCGTGGTCGACACTCCTCAGGAGGACCCCGTATGCAGCGCGCAGCGTTGATCATCGCCGCCTGGATCCTTCCCCTGACCGCCTCGTTCGCGCAGAGCGAAGGCGGCGCCGGCGCGAAGCGCAAGGGTCCGGAGAGCCCCGAGGCGAAGTGGCAGGTACGCAAAGCCCCGACGGTGGAGCGCATCGAGCCACGCTCGGCCGGCCCTGGCGCCGTGGTGGAGCTCGTCGGGCAGAACTTCGACGAGGCCACCACCGTCCGCTTCAACGGCCGCCCGCTTCGCCCGATCTTCCGCTCCGCAACCCGGATCAGGGTCCGCCTCCCGACCACCGCCGTCAGCGACCGGTTCGTCGTCGCGAAGCCGGGGTTCGACGAGCTCACCACGGAGCCCGCCTTCGAGGTGGTGCGGGCTCCCGCGATCGCGCGCTTCACGCCGCAGCGCGGGGACCCGGGGATCTCCGTCACGATCGAGGGGAAGAATTTCCTGTCGAGCGACCACGTGGTCCTCGGGACCGTCGAGCTCAAGGTGCGGTCGGCACAACCCGAGCGGCTCGTCGTCGTGTTGCCGCGCGAGGTGCAGTCCGCCCGCTTCGGCGTGAAGCGCGGAGACAAGATCGCGGCCTGGTCGACGGAGACCTTCCAGGTCAGCCTGCCCCCCCCGGTCATCACGAAGGTGGAGCCCGTACGCGGGGGCCCCGGCACCGTCGTCACCGTGACGGGCCGCCACTTCGACAGCGCGGACCGGCTCGAGCTCGCGGGCAAGCCGCTCCTCGTGAAACGACGCACGGCGAGCTCGATGGAGGCGGTGATCGGCCAGCACGCCTCGGGCGCGATCGTCCTGCGCGGAGCCGACGGCCGGCACGCCGAAGCCACGGCCCGCTTCACGGTCGCACGTCCGCCGGTGGTAACCGGCTTCTCTCCCGAGTCCGGGCCGCCCGGAACGCGCGTGACGATCTCGGGCGCTGGGTTTCTGGCGGGGGACGAGGCGCTGATCGGCGACGCGCTTCTCACCGTCCGCAAGGTCACCGACGAACAGCTCGTGGCGGAGGTGCCGGAGGGGGTCTCCTCCGGCCGCCTGGCCGTGCGCCGCGGTGAAAAGATCGTCGCAGCCCGGGGGCGCTTCGTGGTGGCGCATCCTCCCGCGGTGAAGGCCTATAGTCCGACCGGCGGCCCGCCCGGCACGACCGTCACTCTGGAGGGCACCGATCTGACGGCTGACGCGCAGGTACTGCTCGCGGGCCAGAAGCTCAAGGTGCTCCGGCGGCGCATCCCGACCGCCATCGTGGCCAAGCTCCCCGAGGACGCGCGCACGGGCACGCTCGTGGTCGTGAGCCGCTCCGGGACCTGGTCGAGCACGACCACCTTCGAGGTGGCCCAGTTCCCCACTCTCTCGGCGGTGGTGCCGCTGAAGGGAACGGCGGGCTCGCGGATCGCGCTCTCCGGTCAGAACTTCCACAAGGGAATGGGGGTGCGGCTCGGCGAAGCGGAGGCACGCGTGCTGTCCGTGAGCGCGACGAAGGCCGTCGTGGAGTTGCCGGCCGAAGCGAGCACTGGCCGGCTGGCGCTGGTGAGCCGAGGCCGCACGATCGCGAGCGCCGTCACCTTCACGGTCGAAGAGCGCCCGGCGGAGCTGGCGTTCACCTTCGCTCCCGCCGTCGCGAAGCGCGGGGCCGAGGTCACGCTCACGCTGACGCCCCCGCGCTACGAAGTAGCGGTCTTCTTCGACGACCGTCCGCTCCCCCGGCGCGTGCTCCAAGGGGGAAAGACCGTGATCATCACGGTGCCGAGCGACGCGCGAACCGGGCAGCTCGAGGTGGAGTACAACGGCCGGCGCTACAAGGCAGACCGACCGCTCAAGGTGCGATGAGAGGGAAGTAGAAATGCCGCGGGAAGAGGGGGAAAGCGACCGCCGGCCGGGGCGGGGCCGCCTGGCCGGCAGGATCTAGAGTTTTAGCCCACCGAGCGGATCCTTGGTGTCCCCCACCTTGATCCGCTTCGCGGCCTTCTCGGCCGCGGCCTTCGCGCGCGCCTTGCGGTCGGCCAGGTTCGCCTGCCGGTCGTTCTGCGCCTTCAGCTGCTTGCGGATCAGCTCCTTCTGGGCGTCGGTCTTGGCGCTGGAGAGCTTCTCGGAGAGCTCCTGCTTCTCCTTGTTCAGCGAGTCCTGCTCGGCCTGGAAGCGCCGCGCTTGGTCGGCCACCTCGCGCTTGAACTTGTCGGCCTCGGCCTTCTGCGCCACGAGAGCCTTCTCCTGCTCCTCGGCGTGCTTGCTCTTCTGATACCCGAAGTACCCGAGGCCCGCCACGACGAGCACCAGCACGCCGATGGCCATCCCGATGGGGACCCATGGAACTTTCTTGGCCAGCGCCTTGGCCTCGGCTTCCATCTTGATGCGGTGCTGCTCGAGGTGCATCTCCGCCTCGACCCGCGCCCGCCGCTCCGCTTCGGCCACACGGACGCGCCCTTCCCGCTCCTGCCGCTCCCGCTCCTCCTGCTCGCGCCGAACGCGATCCTCCTCAGAACGAACGCGATGCTCCGCTTCGTCGCGAGCGCGGCGCTCGGCGTCGATCCGGGCCTGCACTTCCGCCTCCTGGCGATTGCGCTCCGCGTCGCGCTCCTTGGTCACCCGGTCTTCCTCGATTCGCCGCAGCTCCTTCAACGACACGAGGACGGAATTGGGATTTCTCTCGGCCATCGGGGCCTATCCTTCCTTTCGCGGGGTCTACCGATCACCGCTCCGTCACCGGAGCGGCCGAGCGTTCTACCGGGGGCCAAAACCCGGCCAGAACCTCATAATCAGGTGCTTATAGCACCGAGCCCTACAGGTCGCAACCACCCACAGATTAGCAGATCTTCGATCCGATGTGCGCACCG is a window of Deltaproteobacteria bacterium DNA encoding:
- a CDS encoding IPT/TIG domain-containing protein, translating into MQRAALIIAAWILPLTASFAQSEGGAGAKRKGPESPEAKWQVRKAPTVERIEPRSAGPGAVVELVGQNFDEATTVRFNGRPLRPIFRSATRIRVRLPTTAVSDRFVVAKPGFDELTTEPAFEVVRAPAIARFTPQRGDPGISVTIEGKNFLSSDHVVLGTVELKVRSAQPERLVVVLPREVQSARFGVKRGDKIAAWSTETFQVSLPPPVITKVEPVRGGPGTVVTVTGRHFDSADRLELAGKPLLVKRRTASSMEAVIGQHASGAIVLRGADGRHAEATARFTVARPPVVTGFSPESGPPGTRVTISGAGFLAGDEALIGDALLTVRKVTDEQLVAEVPEGVSSGRLAVRRGEKIVAARGRFVVAHPPAVKAYSPTGGPPGTTVTLEGTDLTADAQVLLAGQKLKVLRRRIPTAIVAKLPEDARTGTLVVVSRSGTWSSTTTFEVAQFPTLSAVVPLKGTAGSRIALSGQNFHKGMGVRLGEAEARVLSVSATKAVVELPAEASTGRLALVSRGRTIASAVTFTVEERPAELAFTFAPAVAKRGAEVTLTLTPPRYEVAVFFDDRPLPRRVLQGGKTVIITVPSDARTGQLEVEYNGRRYKADRPLKVR